From the genome of Arthrobacter russicus:
AAAGCCGCACCGCCGGCGGCGCGCTCGGCGAAGTAGGCGGCGAGTTCCGGAAAGTGCTTCGCCCGGTCTTCCATGCCGGTGTGCATCGAACCCATGATGACCCGATTGCGCAGGGTCACCGAGCCCAGCTGCAGGGGTTCGAGCAAGTGCGGGTAGGTCATGGCTTCTCCTGCCGTGTCGGGGTGGGGTGCGCGGGGTCGCGGTCCAGCAGTTCCAGCATTTCTTCGCACCAGGCGATGTACCCGGTTTCGGTGCGGATCCCGCCGCGCAACACCAGATACGGTGGAAGCCGCGCGGCATCCAGGGCTTCCGGATCCGGGTAGTTGCGGGCGGCTTCGGCCAGATAGTAGGCCAGCCGTGCGCGGTGCGCTTCTCGTTGCCGCTCGATGTCCAGCCGCACTGCGGTCGGGTCGCCGAAGTTCATGCCGCGGATCTTCACCGCGAATTCACTGCGCGGCTGTTCCGTGGGGGTCGGTTCCCTGGTCCACTCATGCAGCGCCCGGCGGCCGGCGTCGGTCAAGCGGTAGACCTTCCGGCCGGGTTTCCCGGTGCCTGCCTGCAGCTCTGCGGCGAGCTCCCCGGAATTCTCCATTTTGGCGAGCAGCTGGTAGATCTGCTGATGGCTGGCTTGCCAGAAGAAGCCCAGGGATTTGTCGAAACGGCGCGCCAGGTCATAGCCGCTGGCCGCCTTTTCGGCGAGCGAGACCAGAATCGCGTGCTTCAATGCCATGCATCAAGTTTCATATGCAATAACTTGCATAGTCAAGCGTCGGGCCGATTTTCCGGATGTGTCCCAGACGACAGTCCGGGCGGAAATGATTTTGCGGCATCGCCGGTTGCTCCCTGGTGGAAGACGCGATTCCGATTTGAATGCCCGGTCCCGGGTGCCTGAGGAGGCAGCTATGTCCAGATTCGTCCAATATGAAGAATTCGGTGGCCCCGAGGTTCTGCAGATCGTCAATGTGGCCGATCCGGAGCCCGGTCCCGGAGAAATCCGGATCAAGGTGGCGGCTGCCGGGCTCAACCCGGTGGACTTCAAGATCTTCCACGGCGGACCGATCGCCGAAGCTTTCGGCGCCAGCCTGCCGTCCGGAGTGGGCAATGACTTCGCCGGAGTGGTGGACCGCGTCGGCGCCGGCGTTTCGGAGTTTGCGGTGGGCGATGAGGTCTTCGGCGCGGCGCGGAACCATGCGATAGCCGATCTGGTGGTGGTTCCGGTGGAATCGGTGCTTCCGCTGCCGGCAGGATTGAGCCTGGAAACCGCTGCTACGCTGTGGGTCGCCGGGCGCACCGCGTGGGCCTTGGTGGAGTCGCTGGAGCTGACCGGCCAGGACACCGTGGTGGTCAGCGCTGCTGCGGGCGGGGTCGGCGTATTGGCCGCCCAGTTGGCCAAGCGCAAGGGCGCCACCGTGATCGGCACCGCGAGCGCCGCGAACCACGAGTACCTGCGCAGCATCGGGGTGCTGCCGGTCGCCTACGGCGAAGGCTTGGCGGACCGGCTGCGCGCCGCCGCCCCGCAAGGATTGACCGCGATGGTCGACGCGCAGGGCGCGGCCAGCATCTCGGCGGCGCTGGCGGTCGGGGTGCCGACGGCCAGGATCGTCTCGGCTGCGGCCCATGCCCCGGACGAACTCCAGGGCGCCCGTGCGGTCGGCGGCAATGACGCGACGACGGAAGAGCTCGCGGTTGTCGCGCAGCTCGTGGCCGACGGCGCCCTTGAGGTGCCGATCGACTCGAGGTTCCCGCTGGACCAAGTCCAACAAGCGTACGTCCGGGCCGAAGGCGGCCACCTGCGCGGCAAGATCGTCGTTTCCCTGGCCTGAGCCACTGAGCCACTGAGCCACTGAGCCACTGAGCCACTGAGCCACTGAGCCACTGAGCCACTGAGCCGCGCCAACCTCGCGCTTTTTTGTGCCGTTTCTACTGTCGACTAGTCTCGAATCTGTCGGAATTTCGGCGCATGCTGCCGCGATGCGATTCCGGTCAGCAAGGACTTCAGGCTGCGGCTGCGCTGGCGTCCGCCAGATCGGCGAACATCGCGATATTGAGCTTGAACGCCGCGTGGACTTCGGCGACGACGCGTTCCTGTTCGGCCGGAGCGAGGCCCAGGGCGTTCAGTTTCGCCCGGTACCGGTCCTTGAAGGGCTTGGTTTTGGGGATCGCCGGGAAGCTGTAGAAACGCACGCCGTCAAGATTGAGTCCGAACTGCCGTTGCAGCAGCCGCTGCATGATCTGACCGCCGGACAGATCGCCGAGGTAACGGGTGTAGTGGTGCGCGATGAAGCCGACTGGCCATTCCGCGCTCCGGTCGATCTGTTCGAGGTAATCGGCAGTGGCGGGCAGCGGTGAAATCAGCTCGCGCCATTGCGGCCCGATCAGGAAGGCCAGGTCCTTTTCGATCTCCGGCACCCGGCTCAGTTCCGCGGAATGGAACCCGCCGACCACTTCGTCTTCGGCCAGTCGGGCGGCCATCGATTCGAGCGCGTGGTAGACGAAGTATTGCTGCGCGGCCAGTGCGGTGTAGTCGGCGAGCGAGCGTTTGCCGGACATCAACTCCGAGATGAACGGCGAATCGTGCGCTTGCTGATGCAGGAATTGGGTCGAATCGCGCAATGTTTGGGAAAAGCCGGTGCTGCTGGACATCTGGACCTCATACGCTGGGAACGGAACAATGCAAGTCTATTAGGTAAGGCTAACCTTTGCTATACTTCGAGTGTAACCAGCTAAGGCCTTGCTGACAATATGTCAGCAAAAATTCTTTGCCGGTTTCCGTCCGCTCGAAGCAAGCGTGCGCCGGTTCGGCTGTTTAGGATGGCCGGATGGCGAACTATCTGCTGGGAGCTCTCGAAACCGTGCCGGCGCTGAGCCGGCTTGATCTGTTGGCCCCGTCGACGGCGGATTTCCTGCGCGGGTTCGCTGCTGCGGACCGGGTGGGCGTCGTCGAAATCGATCCGGAGTTCTCGGATACCGCAGCGACCCGGGACGCCTATGCCTTGGCTCCGGAAGCGCTGGTCAACTGCGTGATCGTGGCCGGCAAACGGGAGGGCATCGAGCGGATCGCGGCTTGTCTGGTCCCTTTTACGAAACGGGTTGATGTCAACAATGCGGTCAAACGCCGGCTGGATGTGCGCAAAGCGTCGTTCTTACCCCAAGACCGCGCGACCGGACTCAGCGCGATGGAGTTCGGCGGGATCACCCCGTTGGGCCTGCCTTGGCCGGTGCTGCTCGATGAAGCGGTGGCGGAACTGCCGCTGGCGTTGATCGGGTCCGGGATCCGGAAATCGAAGCTGATCCTGCCCGGCGACCTGCTGGCCCGGCTGCCACAAGCCGAACTGCTGGCCGGGCTAGGGGTGCGGATCAGCGGCTGACCCGGCCGCCGGCGCTCAGACCGGCAAGCGCTCCTTCGCGAGCACGTTCTCGATCGCGTCCACTGCGGCCCGGAGGCCGCCGGCAGCACGCAGCGCCTCGGCGTGGGGCCGGGCGTTTTCCCGGTACTGCGGATCGCGGAGCACCTGTTGGGTGGCTTCGGCGATCTGCGCGGCGGTGGCCCGGGAGAACCGCACCGCGATGCCGATGCCGTATTCATCGCTCTTTTCCGCGAGCAGCGGCTGGTCGTCCCGGATGCCGGCCAGGACCATCGGGACTTGATGCCAAATGCCCTCCAGAACGCTGTTGTAGCCGCCGTGGTTGATGAAGCCGACCACGTGCTGGAGCAGTTCCTGCTGCGGCACATGCGGTACCACCAGGATCTCCGGATCGTCGAATCCGGCCAAGGCGTTCGAAGGGTCCGCGATGATGGCCCGCAGCCCGGCTTCGCGCAAACCCTGCGCGGCGGCTTGGATGAACCGGTCCCCGGCACCGACGTTCGTGGTGCCCAAGGCCACCAGGACGGTCGGCGATTCCTGGGCGAACCGGATGATCCGCCGATTCTCCGCCGCCGCTTCCGGGGAAACCGCAGCTGGGCGGAACACCGGCCCGACGAACTCCACCGGCCCGGGCAGCTCGGTGCGGGCGTCGAAGAGTCCGCCGATGCCGAAGGCGATGGTCAGGAAAGGGGAGTAGAGCGGGTCAGCGCCGGAATCCGGATCGCCGATGTCCTGGCGCAAGCCGCGGAACAGCTCATCGCGCCATTCCAGGACCTTCGGCAGTTTGCCCACCGGGTTGATCAGTTCGATCATCGTGGTGGCCGAAGTCACCCACGGCACGCCCAGGCGTTCGGCCACCATCGAGCCGGCCAGAGCCTGCTGGTCGACCAGCATCAGATCGGGCCGGAAATCGCGGACCGCAGCCTCGACGTCGGCCGCCATGCCGCGGGCCAATGGCACGAAACCGTCCTCCCAGAGGAATTTCAGCGCGCCCGGACCCATCAGCTTCACCGGCCGCTCCGGCTGCACATCGGCTTCCCAGCCGGTGCGGTAGTTGTAGAACTTGGTCTCCGGCGCCAGGAACCGGGAATGGAATTTCCACAAACCGGACCAGGCCACCTGGTGGCCGCGGCGTTCGAGTTCATCGGCGATGGCCAAGGGCGGGCTGCTATGGCCCACCAGCGGCGGGACGACGATCAAAATGCGCATGCGAGGGCACCAATCAGTGGGAAGGTTCGTGGTTGGGGACGGGGCTGAGGGCCTTGCCGGAGACCACCGGGTGTTCCAGCACCCAGTCGATCAAAAGCTCTTCGAGCAGGCGGGGCACATCGGTGAGCAGCGAATGCCCGACGCCGGGCACGATCACGGTCTTCACGTTCTTGATCAGTTCCCGGACCTTGGGCTCCTGTTCGACCAGTTTGAATTCACTGCCGTAGACCGCCAGGACCGGCATCTCCAATCCGGCGATCGCATCGTCGGCGACCAACTGGGCTTGGGGCAGTTCTTCGAAGAAATTGGTGTCCTTGGCCATCCGTTTGCCGTTTTTGAGCATTTTGACCCCGGGCATGCCGAAGCTGGCGAGCATCCGGACCATGGCATCGGGCCGGCGCATCTCGGCATAGCTCTCTTCGAAGGCCTGGACCATTTCATTGGCCCAGAACGCGGTGGGCGGCTCGGCCTCCAAAGAACCGAGACTGGCTACCCGCTCCGGGAACTTGAGCGCGAATCCATAGGCGATGGTGCCGCCGTAGGAGTTGCCGGCGATATGCACCGGAGTACCGTCGTGGATGGTGTCCAGCAATTCGGCGATGTCGTCCAGGATGTGCTCCATCTGGTAGCCGGATTTGATCCGTTCGCTTTTCCCGTGCCCGCGATGGTCGAACATGATCACGTCGATGCCCGCTGCCGCGATCGCCGGCGCGATGGTCAGGTAATAGCTGGCCAGATTGTCGATCACGATGCCATGGACCAAGACGAGCGTTTCCCGCGGCTCGTCCGGCGCCAGGTTGCTGGCCCGGAGGATTTCGTAGTTGAGCTTGAGCCCGTTGATGGTCAGGATGGTCATGGCGATTTCCTCAGGGTTCGGGGCGATCGGGTGCGGTTCAGGCTTGGCTTGCGCCGGTTCCGTTCAGGCTGCTGGTCACATAATCGACCAGCTGGCCGACGTTCATGCTGATGATCTCCTCGAGGTCCAAGGATCCGAGGAATTCGGCGAAATTGATTCGCTCACCGTAGATTTCGCGCAGTTTCCCGCCGAGCGTGACCAGGTCGATGCTCTCCAGCTCCAAATCCTCCTGGAACTGGGTCTCCCTGGTCACTTCGATGTCCTCGATGTCGTATTCGTCGAGGATCTCTTCAATGACCCGGGTGATTTCGGCGAGTACGGACTCGGCGGTCGGAGCAGTGGTCGGAAGTTCGATGGTCATTGCGGTGTCCTTTCAGAGTCGTCCAGACCGGTTGTCCAGGCGACGATGTAGCTTCGTTCGGTGAGTATTTCGAGGTTGTGGATGGTGCTGACCGCCACCCGGTAGCGCCGCCCGGCCGCAGTGTCGACGTCGAGCCGGTAGTCGCAGTCCGGGGTTCCCGGATGCACTGCGACCACTTCGAGTTCCCGCGGCCGGCCGGCCAGGCCGGTGCCCAAGGCTTTGCCCACCGCTTCCTTCGCGGAGAAGAACCTGGTCAACCAGGCCAGCGCCTCGGCCGGCTCGGCGTCCTTGCGCAGCGCATCCAGCCGAGCCTGCTCGGCGTCGCCGAAAAGCACTGCTTCGATCGATTCCGGCCGGCTTTCGATGGCTTCGACGTCGATGCCGACGCCGGCCGATCCGGGCACCCGGGGCCGGGCGATGGCGACGCCGACGTCGTTGCTGTGCGCGATCGAGAACTCGAGTTCGGGCAGTTGCCGCCCGTGTACGCCGGACACCGTCGGTTGCCCGCTGGGCAGGTGCCCGATGGCCAACTCGGCCGGGAAGACGCCGGACGGGTCCGTGCTCCACAAGACGCGCCGGATCGCGTCTTTGGCCGCGATCTTCCCGAGCAGCCGCTGCCGTCGGCCGCGCGGCGGGCTGGCCAGGTGTTCCTGCCGTTCGGCCCGGCCGAAATACTTGCGCAGGGTCAGGTCCCGGCTGGCCAAATCGGGCCAGAAATCCGGCAGCAAGACCCAACCGCCCGGCTGCGGCAGGGAGAAGGTGTGTTTCTCGATCGCCTCGTCCATGTCGTGGATATTGGGTTCGTTGTCGAAACGGTGTTCCTGCCACCCGGTGATTTGGCACCATACC
Proteins encoded in this window:
- a CDS encoding PadR family transcriptional regulator, with the translated sequence MALKHAILVSLAEKAASGYDLARRFDKSLGFFWQASHQQIYQLLAKMENSGELAAELQAGTGKPGRKVYRLTDAGRRALHEWTREPTPTEQPRSEFAVKIRGMNFGDPTAVRLDIERQREAHRARLAYYLAEAARNYPDPEALDAARLPPYLVLRGGIRTETGYIAWCEEMLELLDRDPAHPTPTRQEKP
- a CDS encoding NADP-dependent oxidoreductase, whose amino-acid sequence is MSRFVQYEEFGGPEVLQIVNVADPEPGPGEIRIKVAAAGLNPVDFKIFHGGPIAEAFGASLPSGVGNDFAGVVDRVGAGVSEFAVGDEVFGAARNHAIADLVVVPVESVLPLPAGLSLETAATLWVAGRTAWALVESLELTGQDTVVVSAAAGGVGVLAAQLAKRKGATVIGTASAANHEYLRSIGVLPVAYGEGLADRLRAAAPQGLTAMVDAQGAASISAALAVGVPTARIVSAAAHAPDELQGARAVGGNDATTEELAVVAQLVADGALEVPIDSRFPLDQVQQAYVRAEGGHLRGKIVVSLA
- a CDS encoding biliverdin-producing heme oxygenase, which translates into the protein MSSSTGFSQTLRDSTQFLHQQAHDSPFISELMSGKRSLADYTALAAQQYFVYHALESMAARLAEDEVVGGFHSAELSRVPEIEKDLAFLIGPQWRELISPLPATADYLEQIDRSAEWPVGFIAHHYTRYLGDLSGGQIMQRLLQRQFGLNLDGVRFYSFPAIPKTKPFKDRYRAKLNALGLAPAEQERVVAEVHAAFKLNIAMFADLADASAAAA
- a CDS encoding YbaK/EbsC family protein, which translates into the protein MANYLLGALETVPALSRLDLLAPSTADFLRGFAAADRVGVVEIDPEFSDTAATRDAYALAPEALVNCVIVAGKREGIERIAACLVPFTKRVDVNNAVKRRLDVRKASFLPQDRATGLSAMEFGGITPLGLPWPVLLDEAVAELPLALIGSGIRKSKLILPGDLLARLPQAELLAGLGVRISG
- a CDS encoding glycosyltransferase codes for the protein MRILIVVPPLVGHSSPPLAIADELERRGHQVAWSGLWKFHSRFLAPETKFYNYRTGWEADVQPERPVKLMGPGALKFLWEDGFVPLARGMAADVEAAVRDFRPDLMLVDQQALAGSMVAERLGVPWVTSATTMIELINPVGKLPKVLEWRDELFRGLRQDIGDPDSGADPLYSPFLTIAFGIGGLFDARTELPGPVEFVGPVFRPAAVSPEAAAENRRIIRFAQESPTVLVALGTTNVGAGDRFIQAAAQGLREAGLRAIIADPSNALAGFDDPEILVVPHVPQQELLQHVVGFINHGGYNSVLEGIWHQVPMVLAGIRDDQPLLAEKSDEYGIGIAVRFSRATAAQIAEATQQVLRDPQYRENARPHAEALRAAGGLRAAVDAIENVLAKERLPV
- a CDS encoding alpha/beta fold hydrolase; translation: MTILTINGLKLNYEILRASNLAPDEPRETLVLVHGIVIDNLASYYLTIAPAIAAAGIDVIMFDHRGHGKSERIKSGYQMEHILDDIAELLDTIHDGTPVHIAGNSYGGTIAYGFALKFPERVASLGSLEAEPPTAFWANEMVQAFEESYAEMRRPDAMVRMLASFGMPGVKMLKNGKRMAKDTNFFEELPQAQLVADDAIAGLEMPVLAVYGSEFKLVEQEPKVRELIKNVKTVIVPGVGHSLLTDVPRLLEELLIDWVLEHPVVSGKALSPVPNHEPSH
- a CDS encoding acyl carrier protein; its protein translation is MTIELPTTAPTAESVLAEITRVIEEILDEYDIEDIEVTRETQFQEDLELESIDLVTLGGKLREIYGERINFAEFLGSLDLEEIISMNVGQLVDYVTSSLNGTGASQA